The stretch of DNA ATTGATCAGTCTGTATCTTCGCCGATCACCATGCAGATTTACACAGGTTGGGGTACCACCAGAAAGGACAAAAGAAAAGTATAAAGAAGCTAAGAAAGAATACAGCTATGCTACGCTACGGCAAAAAAAATACTGCACCAGCCCCTCTTTCCTTGCAGCAGCATTTCGTATACCAAATCTCTTGTGGGAAAAATGACACCGGTCTTTCTGGCACAAAACTGTCCTACCATGGTCCAGAGTAAAAAGGGAACCATTCCCACACCTTCACCCTCCTATCGAACTGTATTCACACTCCACAAAGCCACCTCCTTTGAGATGAGATCAAAACGCAGTAGCCTTAAATCACCTTATTTACAGATAATCAGGCCAGCACTCTGGAAAGACAACTGAAAAACTGCTCCGTGACCACATCATTAGACACATAGTTACAGCGCACGGAACTGCTGTTTATCATCATGCCACTTCTTCACAGTGCCATCCAACTCTGGAAATGCAGCAAGAACAAGCAGCTCTAGGAGCTCGAATGCTAGCTGCTTCAAACAAATCGGGGACTGTATGGAAAAACCAAATATAAATGTAAGTCAGGGAGATAGCCGATGCTACTTTTCTTTTAGCTACTGTAGTTTCCTACTGTTTCCCAAATATACGTTGCTTAATACTACTTTCTACAGAATTAATTATGACCACTAACTGTTCATCTGTAGTTGCCGGGAAAATGTATATTCGTTTGTCAGGAAAACTGAAGCGATTTTAAAATAAATCTCCTCATGTCATTTCATCTGGTCATTTGCACTCAATATGAGTTCATTCCTCCAAGAATACTTACCTGAAGAAAGAAGTAGATATCCTGAGCACATTTTTCATAATCCTTTCGACCAACCAGACTCACTAGTGGAGATGGTGCTTTATCTGCACATACAAAACAGTAAGATGGTAAACAGATCAACAGAACTATGAAGATTGCATTGATTACATATCATTCAAGCAAAAAAATAGGCCCCATCAGGCGTGGACTGCATGTCAATTTTTCGTAATGAAACAGTTCAGGTGGGAAGCTTGCCCCCCTTTTTGTCGAAAAAACATTCAAGCAAAAAAGTCTATTAGAAAGGAAACATTATCTGAACACATaatggaagaaaaaaaaaagaagtacCGCATTCACCTATTATTAATTCACGGACAAAATTTGCACGATGAGCAGCTTCTAGCCGTTGTTCAGCACTTAGATAGTTGCCCATGCCATTGTTCTGAGTGccaggaggtggtggtgatgttTTTCTCTTTGGATGTTTTGTCATGAAAATCCCATCAGGCCAGAGAATCTGTATCCAGAGAAATAGAGAAAAACGCAGACTAAATTAGGGGGCAATCCTGCACAAAAGTCTGTTGGTAATGGGCAGCTGATGAGAAACTGCCTAACTGCACAAAGAATGTTTGTCCCTTTGTAAACTGTTGGATGTCTGAACCTTCTTTGCTAAAGATACAACCTGAGACTTACTTGTTCAACACGCTTAACAGCGAAAGCAATTATCCTTCCTTTCCTAAGTAACTGGATTTTGTCAACAAGCCAGTCATCAAAGGTGTCTCCCATTCCCAATTGTAGTAGTTGCTTTGCTACCCAAAATGCTTGACGCCTACAAAAGATCAGGAATTCAAAGTTGAATCTAAAAATGCAAACTGCCAGAGCTACAGTTGCAAAATGTTAGAAGACCATAATGATGGGTCATGGTGTAGGGTTATTTCACCTGATCCAACCTCCATCTTGGAGCTGGAAAACCACATCAACAAGATGAAACAAGGGGACACTAAGATTTGGTGCCACCCACTGCAATGACATATATTTGAAATAATTCGTCAGTAAGGATTCAAATAATATAACTAGAACAAATCTGGTATTAATAGCAACAAGTTCGCAGAAAATAATTAGAACCTACATCATTAGGAGATACAGAGAATCCATCAGACTCCAACATTTGAGATGTGTCACTGGTTTCGCTTGGACGCAGCTTCTTAGGATTTACTGAATCTATTGAAAACGAATAATCATTCTGCTCCGGGTCACTTCCAGAATTATCTTGATAAAGATTGGCAGTTGTGTCACAAGCACTATTTGTCATGTTGCCAGCACTATTTGCTAAGTTGTTTTCCACATTCCCTTTCCTAGATCTCAAACCATCACCGACAGTGAAGTCCAAATCCTTACGCACAGTATTGTCTTTATGTCCATGGAAAGATTGACCTTCAGAAATAAGATTTCCATTCAAAGCTCCAGAAGAATTCAATGCTTTTCTATTCTTCCCATTTGATCTTTCATCTAAACTAACTGCAGGATATCAGGAACAAAGCATTAaattgtggaaaaacacaatgaTTTTACAGAGAACTAGTCATTCGACTCTAAGGGCCAACACACCTGACAACGTCTGGATAACTGAGAGCGAGTCTGTGAAAATATATGTCTGCAAAGAGACATTTACCAATTTATTAAATATCAGTTTAAGAAAACTAAGCTGAATAGAATTATATAAGGAAACTAACCTGTGAGTCCACACTGAGAAAATCCCAGACTTCTATGCAGCTTGAAACAATAGGAATTTGAAGAAGGCTCTGTATAATAACAAGTAGAgttatgatttttttttctcgaacgcaAGTAGAGTAATGATAGTGTGTCTTTTGTTAACTAAACTTCATGTGCAGGTTTCTTATCACAGATCATGAAGCACAGCAAACATGATCTAACAGAAAATGCTTACTTTAAGGTTAGAGTACCATACTGCAACAGAAAAACAAAGCCAAACAAAGAGAAGTGGAATCGCACTGATGCTTAAGCACAGCACACCCCTTTATATCCCTACACCAATACAAAGAAAATGCCTGTTTCTTGCATAGCTCCTGATGAAGCTATTCTTAATCTAGTTCTCAAATGTAGTAGGCTCAATAAATGAATTTTTGTTTAGAAATATCAGTGCTTAAAACTCAAGCTTTAGCAAAACTTGGAGAGAAATTGAAAATTAACTAGAGTCCCTTCAAGTAGCACAAGAAATACCTTCAGATATATGTCAAGCAGCTTGCATCTCTCTCGAACAACAGGAACCTCTAAACCTGATGAGAGAAAGTGTTTTGGAGGCAAATGAAGATTGTACTGGGCATACTCTTTCAGACGTCGATGCAGCTCTTCGAAATGACGAAACCTAATCAACAGCAACCACCGAGAGTAAGTCATGCACTTGGAAAGAAAACAAATAGCACATTTCAAAAATATCTACTGTGGCTCATTAAACAATAAAAACCAAAACACATCTACCTCCTCTTGATGGACCAACTATTCCCATTGGCATCAGTCACAGAAATAGAATATACGGCAAACATGCCAGACCCACTTTTCACAATGCTAGCTCCTACCACCTGAGTAAGGAAATCTGATAAGATCTGTGCCACCAGTAGTTATCAAGATCGAAGTAAGTTAAAGTGAAGATACGTTACCTCGCAACTTAACTTCAGATACGAATCTTGTAGTACATTGCCACTTGAAGAATAAGAAGAGTCAGTTGATCCCAAGGAAAAAGTTGAAGAATTTGCACTACTAAACATTCTACCCATACTTTCTGCCTCAGTATCCTCAACTAATTCATCTGTCTTTGAATCATTTGCAGATGCATTTAGTATGTCCAAATCATCCCCAACCGAGAAAGAGGATCTCTCTACTTCTTGCCAGATGGGAGGCTTTTGAGCATTTGACCTCGACCTTTTTCTTCCTGAAGAAGTTCTCGACATTTTCAGTTTTCCCACATGACTTCTATTCTTCTTTGCTCTATGGAAACCAGAAGACTCAAGTGGGTGATGTATATGTGATGAGGTAGCATTTCCTTTACTTTTGCTTTCCCATACTCGGGTAACAGGAGAATCAAGTCCAGTCACATTGGTGATTTCATCATCCTCAGTGGCATATGAACTCTCACTCTCTACTCCAAAGTCTTCTGGTCCAGCATGTTCTGCAATTTCTGCAGATAGGCTTTTCGGCATGTGGTTGGTGCCATTTGAATATGTAGGTGCAGTTGATTGTCTTATTAAGCGCTGGTCCTCAGATTGAGATATAAGTGCTTGCCTTTGAGAAATTGAAGTCCTGAAGGGAATCGACTGCTGTGCTGAAGAACTCAAGCCTAGAAAATCGGATCTAACATGTACTTTTGCATTATGTTTTGCATTTTCGAATTTGTAATTCTTTCCCTTTGTCCACATATTCTCAAGGTGCTCGGGTGCTAGAGCTTGATGTGTTCGCTGGGAGCTAATACCCCAGGGCTGTGCATGCTCTCTCCCACGACTATCAGGAGATGCTCTGTCGCTGCTTTTGGAATGTAAAGAGAAATCATTACCCGAAGCAATGAGGGATGTGGAAGGTAAACTTGTCGACTCAAGCGGATGCGAACTACCGATCAAAGAAGCATTAGTGGATTCTAGGTTTAGACTAGATGGATTTTTACTTCTGCTGGGTTGCATATCTGATGCTGTATTGGACTGACCCTGATGAAATGGAACAAGTTCAACACCAGGACTCGAGTGATCTATTAGTGCAGAAAATTCATCTATAGAGGGCATAGAAGGTTCCCTTTGCTTAACATTTGTAGCATCCTCCATTGATTCTTCAACTCCTTTCGCCAACTTGTTGGCGCGTGAAAGAGCCAACAATTCAATTCTTTCATTTATAAACCTGCAAAATTAACATTTCAATATGGTGtcaataaaaaaaatattgtaTGGAGTAAGGCAGTGAGTTACTACCTTGGATTTGCTAAGTTCATGACAGGTCTCAAAACTGCACAAGCAAGAAGTTCTCGCGCTGTGCACCGGAAGAAAGTACATAGTAGATCTTGAGGCCTCACTATGATTGAGATCAACCCATCAGCAAGACTTTGTAATACCTAGTAGAAGAGAAAGGAAACAGATACCAGTAATATCAGATGAGCTTAGATGATTACAAAGATACACAGCCATTAGAGCAAGAAACATATTACCATGGTGATCAACTCACAAACAATCCTATATAGGTGTGCAGTGAAAGTGATATAAGGCGTGACTGAACAATGTAAAATGCAATATCTCATAAACTAATTACGTAACAAATTGCCATGAGTGCTTAATGTCTATATATTGGACATGTACTTACTTATGGAAATTTCATTCTACTCTTGCACAATATGATAGAATATATGTATTATCATTTATCAATGATGAAATGAAACATTTCGGAAAGAACCTAGTAGCCAATTAGCTAACAATGCCCTAGGCATTTAACGACTGTGTAATATGTGCTAAGTTCTACATGTATAACAAGTATTTGCTTATGTATATTCAGATCGGCTGAATCCAGAATTCTAGATGGAGTGGTACTGAAGTTGGGGTGATCTGGCCTTGTCTAGGGTCATGTTTTGCACACAGATTTATTGTAGAGGTAACTTCATAAGATATATATTGACCTAGCAGCATTCAACATACCAAATGCATGGATCCAACAACATGCTTATCTGGGTATAGTGGAAATACATATGAAATAAATTCCAGCAAAATTTGAAGTAAGAAATGCGTGGACCTTATGTCTTATGGTtcaagaaaaagagaaaaatggGAAGTGTTTATGGTAGTAATAAAACATAACCAAAAACACCAGGCAAAGTACTTCATTGAATTGCCACACTGAATGAGTTAGACAACAAAAGAACCTACTAAAAGCAAGAACTGAAAATTTCACCATCCACAAAGTCTTACCTTGTATTCGGCATTGGCTGAAAATAAAGCAGGATGCAACTTGTTTTCAGCTATAAGGGTCATTTTCAGTTCAGCATCACGACGCTCTGACGGTAGGTTCACAAACTTCTCTTTTCCAATCTTGGCTTGACAGAAATGATAACATTCCAAACTGTTGCAAATAAGATCAACCAGATCTCTGGAACAGGGAGAGAAGGTTTTAATGTAAGATATCCAATGTTCTGAAAACATTACATTGCATATGCATTTATTGGCTAAAAACAAAGATTTTTTGTACCTGGTTAGCAGACTGATAAGGTCAACATTTCTTGCCCGGACTGAAATCTCCCCCAGGACAGTATTAACTACTGCGATGAGTTCCTCTGGACCTTCCTTGTCAGGTGTTACACGGGAGTACCACAGATCCGTAACCCATTCTGTGACAAGGTGCCTTGAGAACTGTTCAAATGCAGCTTCAACTGGAGGTGAATTAACCTTGCTCCTCCAATCAGATTTTCTATCCTTTTCAGTCAGAAGGACTTTCTTTAACTCAGTGCTCTTGGTTTTTACAAGTGGACGACTGATGTCCTGATCTATGCTAGTTGTGCTCTTTCTACGGAGGTCATAGTCAAGTGATATGTAGCGAAATAAAATAATCAGAGCTGTGGCAAATGGCAGGTTAAACCATACTGACGAGCTCGTCACTGCAATGGTGGAAATCGATTATTCAGCAAAGCTATAATCAAGCGGAAACATTTTGTATGTCTGCAATACAAATTTGTCTAAAAAACATAGCCCTTCTATCACTTTAAGAAAACACATTTCAAATTTGTATGTGCCTCTTCAGGTCTTGCTAGCATATTTCCTAGGATCATCATGCATAAAGGCCGGAAAGTCTTGAATCTTGATCAATTAGTAATGCAAATTGATGATCTCAGAGTCCATGAGACCATGAGAGAAGGGAGTTGTCTAGAATGAGATGCAAGTACCATTAGTATTGTGCATTTCAGCAACAGAATCCATACTCTTATGAAAATAACTTGTACTGTATGCAAGAAATTAGTAACAGACTGCACTGGCAAAGCTTCTGAGCATACAAGTATCACTAAAATGTATCAATAAGTGCTCAATGCAGCAGACTAAACCATAACAGGAAGCCAGGAACAAACCAAGAACACAACTCCACGGATAAGTTAAAAGGTTTTTTAAAAATCGGTGTCTGGGAACGTTAAGTAACAAGAACACAAAGTACGATCCCCAATTCAAGCAATGAGCAACCAACATAAACCCTAATCACGGCACTACCGACCCAGAAATGCATCGACAGAATCGCCGACGCGCACCTATCCCACTGGGCAGCGAAGCCCGGAGCTGGTAGCTACAGGATTCGGATCTCGTGGAACTCACGGGACATGAGGAACGCGAGCCCGAAGGCGAAGACGAGGAGCAGGACGGCCCGCTTCTTCCCCTCCTCCGCGAGGTCCCGCAGTGTCTGCGCCCTCGGcgcgcccgcggccgcggccgccatcGCCATCGCCGGCGGCTCCTCCGCGCGGCGGCCTGCGGTCCGGCGGGGGAGGACGCGGGGGCGACGGGGGGATGGGGGCCGCCGGCCTGGCTCTGTTTGTTTCGGGGGAGACTGTACGGCCGGCCGATCAGGTGGTGGCGTTTTCGGGGACGTTTCGGGGTGCCCCGAAAGCATTTCCGTTCCTTGCCATTTTGGCATTATTTTTAACATTTCTGCTTTGCTTTTAAGCCATTCGAATTTCGAAAAGGACCCGGGCCCTCTTCGAAGTTCCAAGTGAGCTGGTTCGGATTGCCCTCCCTGTATTCGTGAACGAAAATGGCCCAGCTCTGCTCAGCCTATGGCGACGTTTCGGCGAGGGAACAGTAGCGCGCACGACTTGTCTAGAGGTGCATCACATCGGCATACGGATTTGGCAGCGAAAAAAAGAGTGGTTCTGCTTGATTCGAGAGTGCAAGTTCAGCTCGCCATGGGCTCATGTCCTCGCAAACAGAGACAGAGACGGTCATGGGCTAATTGGGCCGCAGGACCATTGGGTGGGTTTCTTCACCTCAACTCGACTCGTTTGGGCTTTTTGGATATGTACCTTCTGCGAATTTTGAGCTCAATAGTTCGGCGCAGTAGAGTCAACGAGTGTGCAAAAACTCGAACACGAGAGGCAGACAGCTACTAGCTATTCCTTTTCGTTTTTCTTCCTTTCCAAGAGGAGAGATTGCGATAGCTATCGGAGACATCACAGTCCTTGATTACGACGTGCTCGTCTTTCCCCATCGTTCATTGAGTTGGTTAAATCCACCTTTGGGAGGCTCTCTGGTCTGAATGCTCAGAAGCTCTGGTCCAATTTACATTTTTTGGAGTTCAGTGAAAAGGTACACATGCGCTAGCTACGGCCGGCCTTTTGCGTTCCAACCAAAAGTCtcaaatctctctctctctctgaaaaACATGTTTTTTCTATCAAACGTGAATACGTGATGCATAAAAGGCAAGGCCTGTCCCATCCCAATATCCCATCTCCTACGCAAAAGATGTGGGCATGTGGCAACTGCACAGAGGAATGACCCCATCCATTCACGGTCGCAGGTCCGAAGTCCGAACCAGCACGGTATACAAACGCAAGAAACACGCGCGCGAGAACAAGAATCTCCGATCAACCTGTCGTATCGCCGCCCACCCCCACCGCATCACGATCGAGCATCCACCTCCTCCGATCGGTAATCCGATCGACGCACGGGCAGAGTCGCTCGACGCGCCACGCCTCCTCGCGGCCGCGGGTGGTGCGCatccaccggccgccgccacacGCGGCGCGAACGCTGCATCGTCGGCATCGGCGGCGGCTGCCGTTCCTGGTTCCCATATCCATCGTCCTGTATGTATCCGCAGCGCCGAAAGCCCCCGCGCCCGTTCACACCCAccgcgccgcggcgcgcgcgtggggaATGGCATGGCCGGGGCCGGGTCGATCGGTCCCGCTGCGCGCCGCGCCCACATGCTGCGGCGTGCATCCGCTGGATGCGCGCGGCACGGCGTGCCGGCCCCAGTTCAGCGCCAGGGCGGACCGGCGTGGCCCGCCCGTCGGGCCggcacggccggccggcggccgccgcTGGGCCGGCGCCGTTTGGAGCTTGGAGGGAATGGCCGCAGCCCGCAGCGCGAGGCGGCAGCCGCGGTGCTGCGTGGCATACGACTGGCCGCTCCAGTTGTACGGTCGTGCGGCGTAGTGgcaaccatctcctttgtctcGTTGCAAGCTCGAGGAGTAATCAGGATTTCATTAACAAAAGGGAGCGGGAGGTGACACACTGACACGGCACGGATGGGGATAGCAAGTTCGGCTTTAGCTCATTGTTTTCTGTCAAACTGCTAGTGCCGAAATAAGAAGAGAAACAATCCAGACACCAACGTGTGCGCTTGAGGAAATATCTTGTCAATCAACGAGCTAATCGTGCGCAGCATAGTGTCTGCACGCTCCTGACCCGTGCCAAACCTCGTCTGCCCCGGCCGGTTCACGGCTAACACATCGTGCTAATTGGGGAAAAAAAAATATTCAAGCATGGAACAACCACGCAAGTTGTATGTACGGAGGAGCCATGTAATGATCACGGCGATGAAATTTGCGCCTGTCCTCTGCCGAAAAGGATCGCGAGTtgggcagaggcagatccaATGATCCATCCATCGGTCGACAAGCCAAGCCGTGTACCGCCCCTTCTCCACGTGTACCGGCCGGGCAGCATTCACATGCCGGAACACGCGAGCGCGTCCGATATCCGGAGGCGTACGCGTGCGTACGTGGCATGGGCGAATATAATACGAATTGCAGCTAGGATTAAGAAATGGTCGAAGAAGAGGCCAGAATATACTAGTACACGGCAGCTATCAAATTTGGATACCAGTATTGTACTGTATACTTTAGTACGACGCACGGGCGCACAAGTTATTCcaaataaataaatgcaagaGCCCCGTGTCTGTCtgtctgtctctctctctctctctctctcccggcGGCGAAGACTTGCACAAGTTCAACGCTTCTCTCGCTCAGTCCCAGCCCTACCATAATCCCATTGCACACTTGACTAGCTCTCTTCGATCGCCATGTCTGCTGGAGCGGGAGCGGGAGGCCATGCTGGGGGCCTCTACGGGGATCCTGCCGCCGCTGACCACTTCGCCGCCTTCGACCACGACGACTTCTTCCAGAGATCGCCGTGCgccggggaaggcggcggcggcgatgggctGATGACGCCGTACTCGAGCATCACGGACTACCTGCAGGGCTCCCTGGACCCCGCGGGGCTGGCCGCGCACCTCGACGCGCCGTGCCGGTCGGGCGATGACGCCGTGAAGCAGGGAATGGAGGCGGTGCCGGTGCGGTTGGTCCGGCATGACGGCCAGACCGGTGCGCCGGTCACGCCGAACTCGTCGGTGCTGTCGTCGTCCAGCTGCGAGGCAGGAGGTGCCGACGAGgagccgcggcgccggcgcaaGGCAGGtaggccggaggaggaggaggaagaggagcaggaGGAGATCGATGCTGATGAGGGATCTGCCGCCGATCGGAACTGCAAGCAGTAAGTCTACAATTTATTCTGGTGCAAAGGCAAAACTATTTGCACGATCTTCTTGTTGATTATATAACAATCGGAGTTAATTGATCAGAACATCATGGGAGCAAATAAAGAAGTTTCGTTTTAAGGGCTAGAgatctttctcttcttttttttctgagCAAAAAAGATCCTGTTGGTGTGTATACCGGCCGGTGTGAACATAAGGGCTTAGGGTTTGCTACCTAACTTGACCGACAAACAAGGTAGGCTCACTCCAATTGCATTAGAAAAAGCACGTGATCAGACAAGTTAGAGTAAACTGCACTTTCCCCCTGCATTCAATAATACTACAAGCCATTCAATTTTTGCGTGGTATTTATTCATCAAAATCAAGTTTTATTTGACCAGTGTATTCTTCTCACACGCTGTATCATCTGTGGCTGCAAAACTAGTGCATAGTTTATAAAAACACTTTGGAATTTGAATCTAGCTATGTATAATTTGACTAAGTACTACCTTCGTCTCAGAATATAtagctatttttagattttctTCAAATCAAATATTTTAAAATTTGACCATAgataataaaaaaattataaagatTGATAACATAAAAATAATATTAGTTTATTCATAATGAAACCAACTATTATAATATGTAATTTTTTCTATCTAAAAGTAATTATTTTTGGAGATACTATTGGTTAAAGATGAAAATATTTGACTTTGACCAAATCAAAAAGTTGTTTTATTTTAGGATGAAGGTAGTATTTTTTTTGGACAGAGCATTTGCCCCTCATCATTAATACTCACTGGCGGAACACAGTGGAGGCCAAGCTGGCTTCGGCCTCCCTTCCAATAAAAATTTCTCTCTTGCATGCCTCCAtgcatatatacacacacatgcaAGTTGCTGTTTCAAATTAACCCCCTTTAGTTTAGCTCACGTTCCGCCATTGTTAATGCTCGTTCCGACGACTTTGTAGACTAGCTGACCACCGATGTCAATCATTTACTAATCATTTACTGCAGTTGGGAGTGTGACCTGTCGTCCTTGATGCATGTACAGCACACTGACCGTGTTCAATTCCTTCATTCATCAGGAGGGGCAAAGAGAAGAAGGCGAGAGGCGAGAAGAAGCCGCGGGAGCCCCGCGTGGCGTTCATGACCAAGAGCGAGGTCGACCACCTCGAGGACGGCTACCGGTGGCGCAAGTACGGCCAGAAGGCCGTGAAGAACAGCTCGTACCCGAGGAGCTACTACCGGTGCACGGCGGCGCGGTGCGGGGTGAAGAAGCGGGTGGAGCGCTCGCACCAGGACCCCTCCACGGTGATCACCACGTACGAGGGGCAGCACACGCACCCGAGCCCCGCGAGCCTCCTcatcaggggcggcggcggggcctacgcggcgccggcgcggcttGGCTTCCGCCCCGACCTGCGCGCGATGATCGACTACGCTCACGCCACGCGCGTGACGCCCGGGAGCTTGCTGCTACCTCCAGCCGCCGGCGGCCTGCTCCCGCCGACGCCGCGCCTTCTTCAGGAGCACCGCCGCTCTTCCTCGCATCTGGCTGCGTACGGCAGCGTGCTGGACCTCATTCCGTCGGAGATGGGCAGCGAGCATGCATGAGCATTGCTGATTTTTCCAGGCCGGCGTATATATATCTGTCATTTTAGTTGAATGCTTAATTAAATACTGAAATGAAGTGTTTCTCTTACTTTCTGAGGTGAGGCTTGAGTACAATGGAAACGCAAACTGAAATGAAATATCGCACGAATGGTTTCATATATAGGCGTATACCACCTGATCTTGGCTACTTCATTTCCGTTGGACTAATCAATTACTGCCTCATTCTAAATTTACTGGTCAATTTAGCTTTGTCTCAAATTAAACTTTGATCGAGTTCATCAAATTAGTTTCATTACATTCATCATGAATATTTATTTGGTATTTTCAAAATTAATATATCTTTGTTATACTAATGGTTAAAATTATAGCGTTTTGACTTGTAATGAAATTAAAGTGATCAATAATTTGAAACAATGTGACTACAAGATATAAGTTTCTTACATATCTTATCTTTAATTGCTTGATGCGCTGTAAAACATCCTTCATAACACCCTAATAAAGATGACACCATAAGAAAGTAGCCTAATCACAATTTGCTAAGAAGGGAGATATTTCTTTTGTTAATATTAAGAAGGGAGATATTTCTTTTGTTAATATTAAGTAGGTCTAGCCGCAAAAAAAAACTAAGTACAGATCGTCTTAATCTTGTTTATGGTAAAGCTCTGACTATCAATAGCAACATAGTTCGTTTTCACTATCATATTCTTTACAGATTGGCGAAATTTCATCTCGTAGATTGTGTCACACTGTCACCGTTCAAAACGACTTGTATAGTATTTCGGCGTCCTAGATGCAGCACAGTAGCACAAGCGCCGTCGACGTGTGCACATCCCCACCGTCAAAATCAAATACTTCCCCTGCTTGGCTTTGGGGTCCGCTGATCCGCTCCGGTCCGGTCAACAGAGCGCGCCCGCGCACCGGCACGCTTCCATGTGGGACCAGAAGTAATCGTCCACTGCGGAGCGGCGACCGTATACATTCCTCGGTGCGGTGGCGTCCGTCCCCCTCTGCTTCTCCGCGCTCCCTCGCTCGCCTCGTCTCTCTACCCGACTGCTGCCTCTGCCTCGGCGCCGAGGGGGAGTCGTCGTCGAAGGCGGCCAGGGAGCGCGGGGACGCCAGCAAAGGGGGCGCCAGAACGCGAGCCACGAGCTATTTCGGTGAGCGTCCCTCTCGTCTCCCCCCTTGCCTCCTCGGCTCCTCCCATGTCGAGCGGTCTTTTGCTTGCCCCATCTTAATTCGCTGCTGATTTCCCCGCGGTTCTGCCCGTCTCGCCGGTGATTTAGGATCCGTGTTTAGTATTTTGCGAGCGTATAGCACGTGGTTTCGTCTACTCGATAGTTCCTGCTCGAACGACGAATCGAACTGTCGCGTACAGCGTACTATTAGATTGGGTTTTTTTCACTTGTTGCTGCTAAATTGAAATCCCAACGACGTGGTTTGAGTGCCGGAGGGAGTGGGGAAAGGAAGGGCGTCTAGGGCC from Panicum hallii strain FIL2 chromosome 3, PHallii_v3.1, whole genome shotgun sequence encodes:
- the LOC112885000 gene encoding uncharacterized protein LOC112885000; translated protein: MAMAAAAAGAPRAQTLRDLAEEGKKRAVLLLVFAFGLAFLMSLTSSSVWFNLPFATALIILFRYISLDYDLRRKSTTSIDQDISRPLVKTKSTELKKVLLTEKDRKSDWRSKVNSPPVEAAFEQFSRHLVTEWVTDLWYSRVTPDKEGPEELIAVVNTVLGEISVRARNVDLISLLTRDLVDLICNSLECYHFCQAKIGKEKFVNLPSERRDAELKMTLIAENKLHPALFSANAEYKVLQSLADGLISIIVRPQDLLCTFFRCTARELLACAVLRPVMNLANPRFINERIELLALSRANKLAKGVEESMEDATNVKQREPSMPSIDEFSALIDHSSPGVELVPFHQGQSNTASDMQPSRSKNPSSLNLESTNASLIGSSHPLESTSLPSTSLIASGNDFSLHSKSSDRASPDSRGREHAQPWGISSQRTHQALAPEHLENMWTKGKNYKFENAKHNAKVHVRSDFLGLSSSAQQSIPFRTSISQRQALISQSEDQRLIRQSTAPTYSNGTNHMPKSLSAEIAEHAGPEDFGVESESSYATEDDEITNVTGLDSPVTRVWESKSKGNATSSHIHHPLESSGFHRAKKNRSHVGKLKMSRTSSGRKRSRSNAQKPPIWQEVERSSFSVGDDLDILNASANDSKTDELVEDTEAESMGRMFSSANSSTFSLGSTDSSYSSSGNVLQDSYLKLSCEVVGASIVKSGSGMFAVYSISVTDANGNSWSIKRRFRHFEELHRRLKEYAQYNLHLPPKHFLSSGLEVPVVRERCKLLDIYLKSLLQIPIVSSCIEVWDFLSVDSQTYIFTDSLSVIQTLSVSLDERSNGKNRKALNSSGALNGNLISEGQSFHGHKDNTVRKDLDFTVGDGLRSRKGNVENNLANSAGNMTNSACDTTANLYQDNSGSDPEQNDYSFSIDSVNPKKLRPSETSDTSQMLESDGFSVSPNDWVAPNLSVPLFHLVDVVFQLQDGGWIRRQAFWVAKQLLQLGMGDTFDDWLVDKIQLLRKGRIIAFAVKRVEQILWPDGIFMTKHPKRKTSPPPPGTQNNGMGNYLSAEQRLEAAHRANFVRELIIDKAPSPLVSLVGRKDYEKCAQDIYFFLQSPICLKQLAFELLELLVLAAFPELDGTVKKWHDDKQQFRAL
- the LOC112884236 gene encoding WRKY transcription factor 28-like codes for the protein MSAGAGAGGHAGGLYGDPAAADHFAAFDHDDFFQRSPCAGEGGGGDGLMTPYSSITDYLQGSLDPAGLAAHLDAPCRSGDDAVKQGMEAVPVRLVRHDGQTGAPVTPNSSVLSSSSCEAGGADEEPRRRRKAGRPEEEEEEEQEEIDADEGSAADRNCKQRGKEKKARGEKKPREPRVAFMTKSEVDHLEDGYRWRKYGQKAVKNSSYPRSYYRCTAARCGVKKRVERSHQDPSTVITTYEGQHTHPSPASLLIRGGGGAYAAPARLGFRPDLRAMIDYAHATRVTPGSLLLPPAAGGLLPPTPRLLQEHRRSSSHLAAYGSVLDLIPSEMGSEHA